The following proteins are encoded in a genomic region of Brachyspira pilosicoli:
- a CDS encoding alpha-glucosidase — MSKEWFREAVIYQIYPRSFKDSNGDGIGDLKGVLEKLDYLHELGITAIWFSPIYSSPNADNGYDISDYQSIMKEFGTMEDFDKIVEECRKRNIKVIMDLVVNHSSDEHKWFIESKKSRDNDKSDYYIWADKKNGKEPNNWESFFTGSAWQWCEERQQYYLHLFHRKQPDLNWKCDKLKEEIFSMIEWWIKRGTDGFRIDAISYLEKPEGFPDSTKPVTHKDGYVMDAEITANLPGTHKFINEMNIRLFSKYGIPTVGEIGCITPQTARDYVLQSRKEFDMIIPFILPQIEIDTWNVPMFKKRIEEWYEALKDDGWWAQFLSNHDKPRQVSLYGNDKEYRVESAKMLASIIHTVPGTPFVYQGEEIGMTNAYFDDIEDYNDVDTKSMYYKLTKDINNKEEIKKIFDSVRISSRDNARTPMQWNDDEFAGFSKHKPWINVNPNYKEINVKKALEDKDSIFYYYKELINIRKNNKIIVYGDYKEIKFDNEYIYAYERNYEDKQLIVINNFSKDNAKINLNYNIKNIILSNYKENKINGSEIELRAYESIIFFSK, encoded by the coding sequence ATGTCTAAAGAATGGTTTAGGGAAGCCGTAATATATCAAATTTATCCAAGAAGTTTTAAAGACTCCAATGGAGATGGTATAGGCGATTTAAAAGGAGTATTAGAAAAATTAGATTATTTACATGAATTAGGTATAACTGCAATATGGTTTTCTCCAATATACAGTTCTCCTAATGCTGATAACGGTTATGATATATCTGATTATCAAAGCATTATGAAAGAATTTGGAACAATGGAAGATTTTGATAAAATTGTAGAAGAATGCAGAAAAAGAAATATCAAAGTAATTATGGATTTAGTAGTCAATCATTCATCTGATGAACATAAATGGTTTATAGAATCAAAGAAATCAAGAGATAATGATAAAAGTGATTATTATATATGGGCTGATAAAAAAAATGGAAAAGAACCTAATAATTGGGAATCATTTTTTACTGGAAGTGCTTGGCAATGGTGCGAAGAAAGACAGCAATACTACTTGCATTTATTCCATAGAAAACAGCCTGATTTAAACTGGAAATGCGATAAATTAAAAGAAGAAATATTTTCTATGATAGAATGGTGGATAAAAAGAGGTACTGACGGATTTAGAATAGACGCTATAAGCTATCTTGAAAAGCCGGAAGGTTTTCCAGATTCCACAAAACCAGTCACTCATAAAGATGGATATGTTATGGATGCTGAAATCACAGCAAATCTTCCAGGCACTCATAAATTTATAAATGAAATGAATATTAGATTATTTAGTAAATATGGTATTCCTACTGTTGGTGAAATAGGATGCATCACTCCTCAAACTGCAAGGGATTATGTACTTCAAAGCAGAAAAGAATTTGATATGATAATACCTTTCATTCTTCCTCAAATAGAAATTGATACTTGGAATGTACCTATGTTTAAAAAAAGAATAGAAGAATGGTATGAAGCTTTAAAAGATGACGGATGGTGGGCTCAGTTTTTAAGCAATCATGATAAACCTAGGCAAGTATCATTATATGGAAATGATAAAGAGTATAGAGTAGAATCTGCTAAGATGCTTGCTTCTATTATACATACAGTTCCTGGTACTCCTTTTGTTTATCAAGGTGAAGAAATAGGAATGACAAATGCATATTTTGATGATATTGAAGATTATAATGATGTTGATACCAAAAGCATGTATTATAAATTAACAAAAGATATTAATAATAAAGAAGAAATAAAAAAAATATTTGACAGTGTTAGAATATCAAGCCGTGATAATGCAAGAACTCCTATGCAATGGAATGATGATGAGTTTGCAGGATTTTCAAAGCATAAGCCTTGGATAAATGTTAATCCTAACTATAAAGAAATAAATGTAAAAAAAGCATTAGAAGATAAAGATTCAATTTTTTATTATTATAAAGAATTAATTAATATAAGAAAAAATAATAAAATAATTGTTTATGGTGATTATAAAGAGATAAAATTTGATAATGAATATATATATGCTTATGAGAGAAATTATGAAGACAAGCAATTAATAGTGATAAATAATTTCTCTAAAGATAATGCAAAAATAAACTTAAACTATAATATAAAAAATATTATATTATCAAATTATAAAGAAAATAAAATTAATGGTTCAGAAATAGAATTGAGAGCTTATGAATCAATAATTTTTTTCTCTAAGTAA
- a CDS encoding YifB family Mg chelatase-like AAA ATPase, producing the protein MHTKIYSEALYGIEGIPITIEVNISEGLPKFDVVGLPDQAVNEAKERVIAAINNSDRFFPPKRITINLAPADIKKTGSMYDLAFALGILSSSAQLFFSDFMNNTIILGELALDGSVREVKGIFSMLLNAKELGIKNAIIPFNNMEEANIIEGLNLYPVKTLKEAMDVSEGKKEAIISKGNFNFTSDNNEAVDFSEVKGQEYAKRAAMIAAAGGHNFIMIGSPGCGKTLIAKRIPTILPPLTFEEAIEVTKIYSSYGLLSKNMPIVKKRPFRIPHHTSSHVSLVGGGRNIKAGEITLAHNGVLFLDEFVEFQSSALQTLREPMEEKTITISRANGSISFPANFTLVAAMNPCPCGYYGDEKHICRCSENERKKYIAKLSGPILDRIDISIEVRGIDYDKMISKADGETSSSMRKIVDEARKIQEKRFRENGLKIFSNSSMGIRDIEKFCILDSKAKNILNMAMQKFSMSARSYNKILKVSRTIADIENKEVIETSHITEALQYRFNFN; encoded by the coding sequence ATGCATACTAAAATATATTCAGAAGCTCTCTACGGTATAGAAGGCATACCAATAACTATAGAAGTAAATATATCCGAAGGTTTGCCAAAGTTTGATGTGGTAGGGCTTCCAGACCAAGCGGTTAATGAGGCAAAGGAAAGAGTAATTGCAGCAATAAACAACAGTGACAGATTTTTCCCGCCTAAGAGAATAACTATAAATTTAGCTCCAGCGGATATAAAAAAAACAGGAAGCATGTATGATTTAGCTTTTGCTTTGGGAATACTTTCATCAAGTGCTCAGTTGTTTTTTTCTGATTTTATGAATAACACTATCATACTTGGTGAATTAGCATTAGACGGAAGTGTTAGAGAAGTAAAGGGAATATTTTCAATGCTTTTGAATGCCAAGGAGTTAGGAATAAAAAATGCTATTATACCTTTTAACAATATGGAAGAAGCTAACATTATTGAAGGACTTAATTTATATCCTGTAAAAACACTCAAAGAAGCAATGGATGTTTCTGAAGGTAAAAAAGAAGCTATAATATCCAAAGGTAATTTTAATTTCACATCAGACAATAATGAAGCGGTAGATTTTTCTGAAGTAAAGGGGCAGGAATATGCAAAGCGTGCTGCTATGATAGCTGCTGCTGGAGGGCACAATTTTATAATGATAGGCTCACCCGGATGCGGAAAAACTCTAATAGCAAAAAGAATACCTACAATACTTCCTCCGCTAACTTTTGAAGAGGCTATTGAAGTAACGAAAATATATTCTTCTTATGGGCTATTATCAAAAAATATGCCAATAGTAAAAAAACGCCCTTTTAGAATACCTCATCATACTTCTTCTCATGTGAGTTTAGTAGGAGGAGGGAGAAATATAAAAGCTGGTGAAATCACTTTGGCTCATAATGGAGTATTGTTTCTTGATGAGTTTGTAGAGTTTCAAAGTTCCGCACTTCAAACTTTAAGAGAGCCTATGGAAGAGAAAACGATTACAATAAGCAGAGCTAACGGGAGCATTTCTTTTCCTGCTAATTTTACTTTGGTTGCTGCTATGAACCCTTGTCCTTGCGGTTATTATGGTGACGAAAAACATATATGCCGATGTTCTGAAAATGAAAGAAAAAAATATATTGCAAAATTATCAGGTCCTATACTTGATAGAATAGATATATCAATAGAAGTACGCGGTATAGATTATGATAAAATGATTTCAAAAGCTGATGGAGAGACATCTTCTTCTATGCGTAAAATAGTTGATGAGGCAAGAAAAATACAAGAAAAACGCTTTAGAGAAAATGGACTTAAAATATTTTCAAACTCATCTATGGGTATAAGAGATATTGAAAAGTTTTGTATATTAGACAGTAAAGCTAAAAACATATTAAATATGGCTATGCAAAAATTTTCAATGAGTGCAAGAAGCTATAATAAAATATTAAAAGTATCAAGAACTATAGCAGATATAGAAAATAAAGAAGTAATAGAAACATCTCATATAACAGAAGCTTTGCAGTATAGATTTAATTTTAATTAA